In a single window of the Halanaerobiaceae bacterium ANBcell28 genome:
- a CDS encoding 4Fe-4S binding protein, translating to MKEFKLPKRLKGLNKYIWTILIVFLVIGWFYPLIGLIALICMLAPVVMASIKGSRKWCVYFCPRGVFNDVILRRLNKSKKIPAIFHNTFLKIAFLIFLFYNFFTGILSANSLVEVGAVFIQMVSITTGMTILLGLVFHPRTWCAFCPMGFLSNIAILLKKSWGLNQGGENIKK from the coding sequence ATGAAGGAATTCAAACTACCTAAGCGACTTAAAGGACTAAATAAATATATATGGACTATTTTAATTGTGTTCTTAGTAATTGGCTGGTTCTATCCACTTATTGGTTTGATAGCTTTAATATGTATGTTAGCACCTGTAGTTATGGCTTCAATCAAAGGTAGTAGAAAATGGTGTGTGTATTTTTGTCCTAGGGGAGTTTTTAATGATGTAATCCTAAGAAGATTAAACAAAAGCAAGAAAATACCTGCAATTTTTCATAATACCTTTCTAAAAATAGCTTTTTTAATTTTTCTTTTTTATAACTTTTTTACTGGAATATTATCTGCAAATAGCTTAGTCGAAGTTGGAGCAGTCTTCATACAGATGGTCAGTATTACAACTGGAATGACTATTCTATTAGGCCTGGTATTTCACCCTAGAACCTGGTGTGCTTTTTGTCCTATGGGTTTCTTATCAAACATTGCTATCCTTCTAAAAAAATCCTGGGGGCTTAATCAAGGTGGAGAAAATATCAAAAAATAG
- the zupT gene encoding zinc transporter ZupT, translated as MNFDTYSLPLLLTALGGLATGIGSLASLFFQDIKRKHLSVVMGFAAGVMIYISFAELLEESMEAAGFVPANIAFFGGILVMMLVDYLIPHNYLAEQIMYKKKKNADPSAKLSETMSIPEEEEKSEILSAGLMTAIGIAIHNFPEGVIVFISAVHDIRLGIALTIAIALHNIPEGFSIGMPILYATEDKKKTFFYSLAAGLAEPIGALLVVLFFGPFLTDYIVHLALGFVAGIMVFISFDELLPLSFKDSDPHSVVLGIIAGMFVMFATLIFVG; from the coding sequence ATGAATTTTGATACTTATTCATTGCCATTATTATTAACTGCTTTAGGAGGTCTGGCTACAGGTATAGGTAGTTTAGCTTCATTATTTTTTCAAGATATAAAAAGGAAACATCTTAGTGTTGTTATGGGATTTGCAGCAGGTGTTATGATCTATATTTCTTTTGCAGAGTTATTGGAAGAATCAATGGAGGCCGCAGGCTTTGTACCGGCTAATATAGCTTTTTTTGGAGGAATTCTGGTGATGATGCTGGTAGATTATCTAATACCGCATAATTATCTTGCGGAACAAATTATGTATAAAAAGAAAAAAAATGCAGATCCATCTGCAAAACTATCTGAAACTATGTCAATACCAGAAGAAGAGGAAAAAAGTGAGATATTATCTGCTGGATTAATGACTGCCATTGGAATAGCAATACATAACTTCCCTGAAGGTGTAATTGTTTTTATTTCAGCAGTTCATGATATACGCTTGGGTATTGCACTGACTATCGCAATTGCCTTGCATAATATACCAGAAGGGTTCTCGATAGGTATGCCTATCTTATATGCTACAGAGGACAAAAAGAAAACATTTTTCTATTCGCTTGCAGCAGGATTGGCTGAACCCATAGGTGCTTTATTAGTTGTTTTATTTTTTGGGCCTTTTCTTACTGATTACATTGTTCATTTAGCTTTGGGTTTTGTAGCAGGAATTATGGTATTTATAAGTTTTGATGAATTACTACCATTGTCATTTAAAGATAGTGATCCTCATTCTGTAGTATTAGGGATAATTGCAGGTATGTTTGTTATGTTTGCGACTCTGATTTTTGTCGGATAA
- a CDS encoding cation:proton antiporter, whose product MALSLAIIIIFALIFNRAFDKVNLPGLLGMLIVGILMGPYVLDIISDEILLISADLRKIALIVILIRAGLGIKKETLKKVGVPAFKMSFIPGLMEGFTVLLISMFLFNISFIEAGILGFIIAAVSPAVVVPQMLRLIEEKKGAAKGIPTLVLAAASIDDVVAITIFSTFLGLYGGQQINILFSILNIPLSIITGSLLGVLIAFILIYLFKNYHIRDTKKALLILSAAILLTSLESFLENIIPIAALLGVMAMGFVLQEKYHVLGTRLSEKFNRIWVFAEIMLFVLVGAEVNIYIAWESGLLGLLIIALGLTARSLGVFISVAGTNLNWRERFFTVISYTPKATVQAAIGAVPLAAGVPAGELILALAVLAIIITAPLGAMGIKFAGERWLN is encoded by the coding sequence ATGGCTTTAAGTCTAGCAATTATAATTATCTTTGCTCTAATCTTTAATAGGGCATTTGATAAGGTTAACCTACCAGGTTTGCTTGGAATGTTAATTGTAGGTATCTTAATGGGTCCATATGTTCTAGATATTATCAGTGATGAAATTTTATTAATATCAGCTGATTTAAGAAAAATTGCTTTAATAGTTATTTTAATTAGAGCAGGTCTTGGCATAAAAAAAGAAACCTTAAAAAAGGTTGGTGTCCCGGCTTTCAAAATGAGTTTTATCCCTGGTTTAATGGAAGGTTTTACAGTACTATTAATATCCATGTTTTTATTTAATATTTCCTTTATTGAAGCAGGTATTCTGGGTTTTATTATTGCAGCAGTATCACCTGCAGTTGTAGTTCCTCAAATGTTAAGATTGATTGAAGAAAAAAAAGGAGCAGCCAAAGGTATCCCCACACTTGTTCTGGCAGCTGCTTCTATAGATGATGTTGTAGCCATTACTATCTTTTCTACCTTCCTTGGTTTATATGGAGGTCAACAAATAAATATATTATTCTCTATATTAAATATTCCTTTATCCATTATAACAGGATCTTTACTGGGAGTTTTAATTGCATTTATACTTATATATTTATTTAAAAATTATCATATAAGAGATACAAAAAAAGCACTTCTTATATTAAGTGCTGCTATTCTCTTAACTAGCTTAGAGAGCTTTTTAGAAAATATAATACCTATAGCAGCCCTACTAGGTGTAATGGCAATGGGTTTTGTCTTACAGGAAAAATATCATGTATTGGGAACAAGGCTATCTGAAAAATTTAATCGAATATGGGTTTTTGCTGAAATAATGCTATTTGTTTTAGTTGGTGCTGAAGTAAATATATACATAGCATGGGAATCAGGTTTGCTCGGCCTTTTAATAATAGCTTTAGGGTTAACTGCTAGATCACTTGGGGTTTTCATCTCAGTAGCCGGAACAAATCTCAACTGGAGAGAACGATTCTTTACAGTCATCTCTTATACACCAAAGGCTACAGTTCAGGCTGCTATTGGTGCAGTTCCCCTGGCAGCAGGCGTACCAGCAGGTGAATTGATACTTGCTCTTGCTGTTCTGGCTATAATTATCACCGCACCCCTGGGGGCTATGGGGATCAAGTTTGCAGGTGAGCGTTGGCTAAACTAG
- a CDS encoding flagellin — translation MRISFNKNYFVLNHIRNNTSKIYKSNEKLSSGLRINSAADNAASLSISQRMRARIRGLHQANRNIQDGISLITVAENALAEIGEQLQRIRELSLMMSNDTYNKKDKKNAQIEIEQIKESINAIANNTEFNNISLLNVKRHTSKNTYLQGFNSSNKNVAITDTLLNKEDWSHQLEVIQLLDTKQVKSQKFSSITQSLGLSGNFDIDNITIHIEKNDSLTDIKDKINNSSSNVLATIDKDNHLVISSTVEGADGDFSLRDNTDNVQNLSSSDSSIAEAIQLFSENNWSQSINISQIAQAMTARSDKVPSHTSPLNLNGQFKVNDTIISIDNNDSLLDIRNKINDANIDVNATIDDSYRLIITSNKTGESNAFTLEDLTTDGSYLVSSNPDVASTKEILSNTVWSHELEVEQLAGTHTVRSDAVDDINKSLGYSGKFTINDHQFTVKDNDSLVDIKNMINEKNINVIANINDNNQLILESDISGTEGAIIAKDDTENQTSFSDDFSSGELSSDDYTIINGDWVVSDGILEQSAQDSPNSVLLINGTDNFPAERTITIDILDSDHRAGGYLSYTDEENYTQFTIDNQYIYLSKWVNGIKDEVRYYHKQGMQSTLMASTDGQGNYTVKAWSEDGELLGEIIQEGWTDADTDGKMGIAALYNVASFDNLSISSITYSEGSEINNLSTSQESGTSQNMSEHAVLENLNILNSSGAFTNVIEEAQDAKFTIDGNHFSSSSNSDINIEEKATIDLIGTGNTTISNENTNAILYNIGLLQDSQINIIQKAMNAKYTTNDIEYSSNENLITLFNDEDIELAKILLKNTGDVTISNTSNNTILRSLGILDIEGNYIRQTGQAQDTKYTVNEQAYTSKSNNVNIQGDATINLLGTGSATIYNNTSQKENNDNMQDNKLLINVNGRSANFEIHLSNVTIEALGLENISLENRNSVEKLLKIVDNAQARINSERAKYGIYQNALFHISRNAENYSENLISAESRIRDLDMAKEIVNFTRNKILLDTSISLLAHMNQNADSVLKLLSIN, via the coding sequence ATGCGCATCTCTTTCAATAAGAACTATTTCGTATTAAACCACATTAGAAATAATACCTCAAAGATTTATAAATCTAATGAAAAACTATCAAGTGGACTTAGGATTAATAGTGCAGCTGACAATGCCGCCAGTCTTTCTATTTCCCAGAGAATGAGAGCAAGAATTAGAGGCTTACATCAAGCTAATCGCAATATTCAAGATGGTATTTCTTTAATCACTGTAGCAGAAAATGCTTTGGCTGAAATTGGAGAACAACTCCAACGCATTAGAGAATTATCTCTTATGATGTCAAATGACACTTATAATAAAAAAGACAAGAAAAATGCTCAAATAGAAATAGAGCAAATTAAAGAAAGCATAAATGCTATTGCAAATAATACTGAATTTAATAATATATCTTTATTAAATGTAAAACGCCACACTAGTAAGAATACATATTTACAAGGCTTTAATTCAAGTAATAAAAATGTTGCTATAACAGATACCTTATTAAATAAGGAAGACTGGTCACATCAGTTAGAAGTAATTCAATTATTAGATACAAAACAAGTCAAAAGCCAGAAATTTTCAAGTATTACACAATCATTAGGTCTATCTGGTAATTTTGATATAGATAATATAACTATTCATATTGAAAAAAATGATTCTCTTACGGACATTAAAGATAAAATCAATAATAGCTCTTCAAATGTATTAGCAACAATCGATAAGGATAATCACTTAGTGATAAGTTCTACAGTAGAAGGTGCAGATGGTGACTTTTCTCTAAGAGACAATACAGATAATGTTCAAAACCTCTCTTCATCTGACAGTAGTATCGCTGAAGCTATTCAGCTTTTTTCAGAAAACAACTGGAGTCAAAGTATTAATATAAGTCAAATAGCACAAGCTATGACAGCAAGGAGTGATAAAGTACCAAGTCATACCTCTCCCCTAAACTTAAATGGCCAGTTCAAAGTCAATGATACAATTATATCTATAGATAACAACGATTCTTTATTAGATATTCGGAATAAAATTAATGACGCTAATATCGATGTTAATGCAACAATTGATGATTCATATAGGCTTATCATTACTTCTAATAAAACTGGAGAAAGCAATGCTTTTACACTAGAAGATTTGACTACTGATGGAAGCTATCTTGTTTCCAGCAATCCTGATGTAGCAAGTACAAAAGAAATTTTGTCAAATACAGTATGGAGTCATGAACTAGAAGTTGAACAACTTGCAGGAACACATACAGTTCGCTCAGATGCTGTAGATGATATCAATAAATCTCTTGGATACTCAGGAAAATTTACAATTAATGATCATCAATTTACTGTAAAGGATAACGATTCACTTGTAGATATTAAAAATATGATAAACGAAAAAAACATTAATGTAATTGCAAATATAAATGATAACAATCAACTTATTCTAGAATCTGATATTAGTGGTACTGAAGGAGCAATTATAGCTAAAGATGATACAGAAAACCAAACATCTTTCTCTGATGATTTTAGTTCTGGAGAACTTTCTTCAGATGACTACACTATCATTAATGGAGACTGGGTTGTCTCAGATGGTATATTAGAGCAAAGTGCTCAAGATTCACCTAATTCAGTACTACTTATAAATGGAACAGATAATTTCCCAGCAGAAAGGACTATAACTATAGATATACTTGATTCTGATCATAGAGCAGGTGGTTATTTAAGTTATACAGATGAAGAAAACTACACACAATTTACCATAGATAATCAATATATTTATTTAAGTAAATGGGTTAATGGTATCAAAGATGAAGTTAGATATTATCATAAACAAGGAATGCAATCAACCTTAATGGCATCTACAGATGGACAAGGAAATTATACTGTTAAAGCATGGAGTGAAGATGGAGAATTACTAGGTGAAATCATACAGGAAGGATGGACCGATGCTGATACTGATGGTAAAATGGGAATTGCTGCATTGTATAATGTTGCTTCATTTGATAATTTAAGCATTAGTAGTATTACTTACTCTGAAGGAAGTGAAATTAACAATCTAAGCACAAGTCAAGAATCAGGCACAAGTCAAAATATGTCAGAACATGCAGTCCTAGAAAACCTTAATATCCTTAACAGTTCAGGAGCCTTCACTAATGTTATTGAAGAAGCACAGGATGCTAAATTCACTATAGATGGTAATCACTTCTCAAGTTCTTCAAATTCTGATATTAATATAGAAGAAAAAGCCACTATTGATCTTATTGGAACTGGAAATACTACTATATCTAATGAAAATACTAATGCTATCTTATATAATATTGGTCTTTTACAAGATAGCCAGATAAATATAATTCAAAAAGCAATGAATGCAAAATATACAACAAATGATATTGAATACTCTAGCAATGAGAATCTTATTACTTTATTCAACGATGAAGATATTGAATTAGCCAAAATATTATTAAAAAATACTGGTGATGTAACTATTTCAAATACATCCAATAATACTATACTAAGAAGTCTTGGTATACTCGATATAGAAGGAAATTACATAAGACAAACTGGACAAGCCCAGGACACAAAATATACTGTTAATGAACAGGCTTATACTAGTAAAAGTAATAATGTGAACATCCAAGGTGATGCTACTATAAATCTACTTGGTACTGGATCAGCAACTATTTATAATAATACAAGTCAAAAAGAAAATAATGATAATATGCAAGACAATAAACTATTAATAAATGTCAATGGTAGATCTGCTAATTTTGAAATCCATCTTAGCAATGTAACAATTGAAGCATTGGGACTGGAAAACATCTCTCTTGAAAATAGAAATTCTGTGGAAAAATTATTAAAAATAGTTGATAATGCTCAAGCTAGAATCAACAGTGAACGCGCAAAATATGGTATATATCAAAACGCACTCTTTCACATATCTAGAAACGCAGAAAATTATTCAGAGAATCTTATTTCTGCTGAGTCTAGAATTAGAGATCTTGACATGGCAAAAGAAATCGTAAACTTTACAAGAAATAAAATACTATTAGATACTAGTATCTCTTTACTTGCACATATGAATCAGAATGCAGACTCTGTTTTAAAACTATTATCTATCAACTAG
- a CDS encoding YgiQ family radical SAM protein — protein MDRNQFMVISKEDMKKREWQELDFIIVSGDAYIDHPSFGTAIIARVLEDAGFKVGIIAQPDWRSKKDFMKLGKPSLGFMVSAGNMDSMVNHYTVNKRRRRNDAYSPGGKSGKRPDRATIVYCNRIREAYAEIPIIIGGIEASLRRFAYYDYWDNKVRRSILFDSRADLLVYGMGEKQVVEIAENMANGLDIKYIRHIPGTCFIVDEKDEVYGYQEIHSYQEVSEDKRKYAEAFKVQYDEQDALRGNILIQEDNGRYLVQNPPVKPLSEEDLDLVYSLPFQRNYHPIYEKDGGVPAIKEIKHSISSSRGCYGACSFCSLTFHQGRTVISRSKESILSEAEKVVADEDFKGYIHDVGGPTANFRSPACEKQLRKGSCKERQCLYPNPCKNLEIDHEDYLDILRSLREKEEVKKVFIRSGLRFDYIMEDEKDDFFKELCEHHVSGLLKVAPEHVSKPVLDLMGKPDNAVFEAFRKKFYRINEEIGKEQYLVPYLISGHPGSTLDSAIELAEYLRDINHHPEQVQDFYPTPGTLSTTMYYTGYDPRTLEKVYVAKSHEEKKMQRALLQYHFPQNYDMVYKALKKAGRTDLIGYHKKALIKPRKKRN, from the coding sequence ATGGATAGAAATCAGTTTATGGTAATAAGTAAAGAAGATATGAAAAAAAGAGAATGGCAGGAGCTTGATTTTATAATTGTCTCAGGAGATGCCTACATAGATCACCCATCTTTTGGAACAGCAATTATTGCTCGGGTATTGGAAGATGCAGGTTTTAAAGTGGGGATAATAGCTCAACCTGATTGGAGAAGTAAAAAAGATTTCATGAAATTAGGGAAACCAAGTCTAGGTTTTATGGTAAGTGCAGGTAATATGGATTCTATGGTTAATCATTATACAGTGAACAAAAGAAGAAGGAGAAATGACGCCTATTCACCAGGAGGTAAAAGTGGGAAAAGACCAGATAGAGCTACAATTGTCTATTGTAATAGGATCAGGGAAGCTTATGCTGAAATTCCAATTATAATAGGTGGAATAGAAGCAAGTTTGAGGCGATTTGCTTATTATGATTACTGGGATAATAAAGTAAGGCGTTCAATACTTTTTGATAGTAGAGCAGATTTGCTTGTGTACGGTATGGGGGAAAAACAGGTAGTAGAGATAGCAGAAAACATGGCTAATGGATTGGATATCAAATATATTAGACATATACCAGGAACCTGTTTCATTGTTGACGAGAAAGATGAGGTATATGGATATCAGGAAATACATTCCTATCAAGAAGTATCTGAGGATAAAAGAAAATATGCTGAAGCTTTTAAAGTACAATATGATGAACAGGATGCTCTAAGGGGTAATATCTTGATTCAGGAAGATAATGGCCGTTATCTTGTACAAAATCCTCCTGTAAAACCATTAAGCGAAGAGGACTTAGATTTAGTTTATTCTCTTCCTTTTCAGCGAAATTATCATCCTATTTATGAGAAAGACGGTGGAGTCCCTGCAATTAAAGAGATAAAGCATAGTATTAGCAGTTCACGTGGATGTTATGGAGCTTGCTCATTTTGTTCTTTAACATTTCATCAGGGAAGAACAGTTATTAGCAGAAGTAAAGAATCAATTCTCTCTGAGGCAGAAAAGGTAGTTGCTGATGAAGACTTTAAAGGATATATTCATGATGTAGGTGGCCCTACAGCAAATTTTCGAAGTCCAGCCTGTGAAAAACAGTTAAGAAAAGGCTCATGTAAAGAGCGACAGTGTCTTTATCCCAATCCTTGTAAAAATCTTGAGATAGATCATGAGGATTACTTAGACATTCTAAGATCCTTAAGAGAGAAGGAAGAGGTAAAGAAGGTATTTATTCGTTCTGGTTTGAGGTTTGATTATATTATGGAAGATGAAAAAGACGACTTTTTTAAAGAATTATGTGAACATCATGTTAGTGGGCTTTTGAAAGTAGCCCCAGAACATGTTTCTAAACCTGTACTGGATTTAATGGGAAAACCTGATAATGCTGTTTTTGAGGCCTTTCGTAAGAAGTTTTATAGAATAAATGAAGAGATAGGTAAAGAACAATATCTAGTGCCATATTTAATTTCTGGACACCCTGGAAGCACTCTGGATTCAGCTATAGAGTTGGCTGAGTATTTAAGAGATATAAATCATCATCCAGAACAGGTGCAAGATTTCTACCCTACACCTGGTACTCTATCAACGACAATGTATTATACAGGATATGATCCCAGGACTTTGGAAAAAGTTTATGTAGCTAAAAGTCATGAAGAAAAGAAAATGCAACGAGCTTTATTACAATATCATTTTCCTCAAAATTATGATATGGTCTATAAGGCCCTTAAAAAAGCAGGTAGAACTGATTTAATAGGCTATCATAAAAAGGCCTTAATAAAGCCTAGGAAAAAAAGAAACTAG
- the cooS gene encoding anaerobic carbon-monoxide dehydrogenase catalytic subunit yields MSKDDIKDSYQQSAGRMNGKSKTIGSRLEEKDFNDPEYHKDVHEKFRLDYSKIEKSPDMEAVHKWQRDHISKDDQSKEGYPLNVIIDPAMREMYQVVNDAEMTNVFDRFSEQQPIQCKFCVEGLSCQLCANGPCRISNKVPRGTCGVDAHTMVARNFMYRHVTIGTAANIFHAHQAARTLKAAGEHPESGLKIRDPEKLKQFADMAGLDTNQEIEKVAIDFAQWVMDDIHGPYHLPSKAVEAFAPAKRKEKWRELGLFPGGGYSEVAYAQTSCMTNFRSDPVEFLLNSVRLGVANEYQGLFLLDILQEILIGTQKIGMEKQNMGLLQDNMINIVTNGHMPLLAHVAIDLASSDEWQQRAKDLGAEGIQILGHVCEGQQLLNYEGSQGTKGYGGQEGEWLSQEYLLATGVVDLFMFDYNCTVPTLPIYAKKFGTKLLSTHPVIKLQGTETLDFVPEKMKEQAEKALEMAVEAYQERKKENRQSYIPPHVSECMVGFSTESVKEALGGSFTPLIEQIAEGNIRGIATIVGCTTARYGQGGSNIFKITKGLIENDILVLSGGCTSSVMQYTGLTNPEAADEAGEGLKAVCKQLGIPPVLSYGACVDIGKMTQTAKEIADELEVDTDKLPLVIGAPEYLEQKAVADACTAVALGWLVHIAPVPSITGSSLVVETLTKTTETLGLGKVVVEMDADKTVQIYVDHIESKRKELGLNSKIEEKAEV; encoded by the coding sequence GTGTCTAAAGATGATATAAAAGATTCTTACCAGCAAAGTGCAGGTAGAATGAATGGAAAAAGTAAGACAATTGGTTCTCGTTTGGAAGAAAAAGACTTTAATGATCCTGAATATCATAAGGATGTTCATGAGAAATTTAGATTAGATTATAGCAAAATAGAAAAATCACCAGATATGGAAGCAGTGCATAAGTGGCAGAGAGATCATATAAGTAAGGACGATCAGTCCAAAGAAGGATATCCTTTGAATGTAATAATTGACCCTGCCATGAGAGAAATGTATCAGGTTGTAAATGATGCAGAAATGACAAATGTCTTTGACAGATTTTCTGAACAACAACCTATTCAATGTAAATTTTGCGTAGAGGGATTATCCTGTCAATTATGTGCTAATGGTCCCTGCCGTATTTCTAATAAAGTACCTCGTGGTACCTGTGGTGTAGATGCCCACACCATGGTTGCTAGAAACTTTATGTATCGTCATGTCACAATTGGTACAGCAGCCAATATCTTTCATGCCCATCAAGCAGCCAGGACATTAAAAGCTGCGGGAGAACACCCGGAAAGTGGTTTGAAAATTCGTGACCCGGAAAAACTTAAACAATTTGCTGATATGGCTGGATTGGATACCAATCAGGAGATCGAAAAGGTTGCTATTGATTTTGCCCAATGGGTAATGGATGATATACATGGTCCTTATCATCTGCCTTCAAAGGCAGTAGAGGCTTTTGCTCCTGCTAAAAGAAAAGAAAAATGGAGAGAACTTGGTCTATTCCCTGGTGGAGGCTACAGTGAAGTTGCTTATGCACAAACAAGTTGTATGACAAATTTCCGTTCTGATCCAGTGGAGTTTTTATTAAATTCTGTACGTTTGGGAGTAGCTAATGAATATCAAGGACTTTTCCTTCTTGATATTTTACAGGAAATTTTAATTGGTACACAGAAGATAGGAATGGAAAAGCAAAATATGGGTCTTTTGCAGGATAATATGATAAATATTGTTACAAACGGGCATATGCCTTTATTAGCACATGTAGCAATAGATCTTGCCTCTAGTGATGAGTGGCAGCAGAGGGCTAAAGATTTAGGTGCAGAGGGTATTCAAATACTTGGACATGTTTGTGAAGGGCAACAATTGTTGAATTATGAAGGCAGTCAGGGTACAAAAGGATATGGAGGACAGGAGGGTGAATGGCTATCCCAGGAATATTTGCTGGCAACTGGTGTAGTTGATCTCTTTATGTTTGATTATAACTGTACTGTTCCAACACTACCTATCTATGCTAAGAAATTTGGTACAAAGTTATTAAGTACTCACCCTGTTATAAAATTACAGGGAACAGAAACCCTTGATTTTGTTCCTGAAAAGATGAAAGAACAGGCTGAAAAAGCACTGGAAATGGCAGTAGAAGCTTATCAAGAACGTAAAAAAGAAAATAGACAGAGCTATATCCCACCACATGTTTCAGAATGCATGGTTGGTTTTAGTACAGAGTCAGTCAAAGAAGCACTTGGAGGTAGTTTTACCCCACTTATCGAACAGATTGCAGAAGGTAATATAAGGGGTATAGCAACTATAGTTGGTTGTACAACAGCCAGATATGGCCAAGGTGGTAGTAATATCTTTAAAATTACTAAAGGCTTAATTGAAAATGATATACTTGTTTTATCAGGTGGTTGTACATCTTCAGTTATGCAATATACAGGTCTTACAAATCCAGAAGCTGCAGATGAAGCAGGAGAAGGTCTGAAAGCAGTATGTAAGCAATTGGGTATTCCACCAGTCTTGTCATATGGTGCCTGTGTAGATATAGGGAAAATGACTCAGACAGCTAAGGAAATTGCAGACGAATTAGAGGTGGATACAGATAAATTACCACTAGTAATTGGAGCACCTGAATATCTTGAACAAAAAGCAGTTGCAGATGCATGTACAGCAGTAGCCCTGGGCTGGCTAGTTCATATAGCGCCAGTACCATCTATCACTGGTAGTAGTCTGGTTGTTGAAACTCTAACAAAAACAACAGAAACCCTTGGATTAGGTAAAGTTGTTGTAGAAATGGATGCAGATAAAACAGTTCAAATTTATGTAGATCACATCGAAAGTAAAAGAAAAGAATTGGGTTTAAATTCAAAAATAGAAGAAAAAGCAGAGGTTTAA
- a CDS encoding protein kinase, with protein MSELQETIDYVYLPENTYLNNDNYKVIKAHTSRSNFSIVYLAENNDGERVIIKEFFPKDLVLRDLDGKSLVCKQSNYKSKYIYSKERFLSEAIILKEFKSNRYICDCFDFFNENNTVYIVLRYYEGVTLEDALNKNKISFSKFLKEIYLPLIETVSKIHKKAYIHRDIKPENIIISNAKPIIIDFGSAINYKENQEKNILLTPGFSPIEFYSAKTNQGPFSDIYSLSAILYYYISDTRPLEANERIIEDNLIDINNMASESYGIADLIMKNLSLVPEKRCQSVQEFKTLLFKKYFNNILRK; from the coding sequence TTGAGTGAACTTCAAGAAACAATAGACTATGTATATCTTCCAGAAAATACTTATTTAAATAATGATAATTATAAAGTGATTAAAGCTCATACAAGTCGGAGCAACTTTTCAATAGTATATTTGGCAGAAAATAATGATGGAGAGAGAGTTATTATAAAGGAGTTTTTCCCTAAAGACTTAGTATTACGAGACCTTGATGGTAAATCTCTAGTTTGTAAACAAAGTAATTATAAAAGCAAATATATTTATAGTAAAGAAAGATTTTTAAGTGAAGCTATTATTTTAAAAGAGTTTAAAAGCAATAGATATATTTGTGATTGTTTTGACTTTTTTAATGAGAATAATACTGTATATATAGTTCTAAGATACTATGAAGGAGTAACTCTTGAAGATGCTTTGAATAAGAATAAAATTTCTTTTAGTAAGTTTTTAAAAGAAATTTATCTCCCTTTAATAGAAACAGTCAGTAAAATCCATAAAAAAGCTTATATCCACAGAGATATAAAGCCAGAAAATATCATAATTTCAAATGCTAAACCTATAATTATAGATTTTGGGTCAGCAATTAATTATAAAGAAAATCAAGAAAAGAATATATTACTAACACCTGGATTTTCTCCTATTGAATTTTATTCTGCCAAAACAAATCAGGGCCCATTTTCAGATATATATAGCTTGTCTGCTATCTTATATTATTACATAAGTGATACTAGACCTTTAGAAGCAAATGAAAGGATTATAGAAGACAATTTGATAGATATTAATAATATGGCTAGTGAATCATATGGAATTGCTGATTTAATAATGAAAAATTTATCATTAGTTCCTGAAAAAAGGTGTCAAAGCGTACAAGAATTTAAAACACTTTTATTTAAAAAATATTTTAATAATATATTAAGAAAATAG